The following proteins are co-located in the uncultured Draconibacterium sp. genome:
- the rhaB gene encoding rhamnulokinase has product MSKNHFLAFDLGASSGRAILGTLEDGKLALTEIHRFKNQMSRIHGSYYWNIYSLFDELKTGLKKCVTEFKIQPDSIGVDTWGVDYSLISDSGQLIGLPFAYRDHRTDNAIEEFSKVLSKKETYMLSGIQFMQFNTLFQLYASKKESHSRLNIAKSLLFAPDTLNYLFTGVRKNEYTIASTSQLLKPGKAEWESKLFEAAGISEDIVEEIVQPGVEIGKILDEIQEETGSKEIPCIAVASHDTASAIASVPANGGNWAYLSSGTWSLLGIESPVPIVSEESMEMNFTNEGGVEGTTRFLKNIMGMWLIQECKRIWDEEKEMEWQEVVDMCLEADHFKCFINPDNSVFLNPGNMPKAIQEYCAATNQAIPETKGEIARCIYDSLVLKYKFTIKQIESLTGKPIDKLHIIGGGANNKMMNQLTADAIGIPVLAGPTEATATGNLMLQAKAVGAVQSLNEMREVIKNSFEIEEYLPSPQLDWEAAYKRFEALN; this is encoded by the coding sequence ATGAGCAAAAATCACTTTTTAGCCTTTGACCTCGGAGCATCGAGTGGCAGGGCAATACTTGGAACTTTAGAAGATGGCAAATTAGCCTTAACAGAAATACATCGATTTAAAAACCAGATGAGCCGTATACATGGCAGTTATTACTGGAATATATACAGCTTGTTTGATGAATTAAAAACCGGTTTGAAAAAATGTGTCACCGAGTTTAAAATACAACCCGATTCGATAGGTGTTGATACCTGGGGGGTGGATTACTCGCTGATCTCAGATTCTGGACAGTTAATAGGTTTACCTTTTGCCTACCGCGATCACCGAACCGACAATGCCATTGAAGAATTTTCAAAAGTACTTTCAAAAAAAGAAACGTACATGTTGTCGGGTATCCAGTTTATGCAGTTTAATACTTTGTTTCAATTGTATGCTTCTAAAAAGGAAAGTCATTCGCGATTGAATATTGCCAAGAGTTTACTTTTTGCTCCGGATACTTTAAATTACCTGTTTACAGGAGTAAGAAAGAACGAATATACCATTGCCAGTACATCGCAACTGTTAAAACCCGGAAAAGCAGAGTGGGAATCAAAATTGTTTGAGGCCGCCGGAATTTCGGAAGATATTGTTGAGGAGATTGTACAACCGGGAGTTGAAATTGGTAAAATTCTGGACGAAATTCAAGAGGAAACAGGAAGCAAGGAAATACCTTGTATTGCAGTTGCTTCGCATGATACTGCATCGGCCATTGCATCGGTTCCGGCAAATGGTGGAAACTGGGCGTATTTAAGCTCGGGTACCTGGTCGTTGCTGGGAATTGAAAGTCCGGTACCAATTGTTTCGGAGGAATCAATGGAGATGAACTTTACCAACGAAGGTGGGGTAGAGGGTACAACCCGTTTTCTGAAAAATATTATGGGAATGTGGTTGATCCAGGAATGCAAACGTATTTGGGACGAAGAAAAGGAAATGGAGTGGCAGGAAGTTGTGGATATGTGTCTGGAAGCCGATCACTTTAAGTGTTTTATTAATCCGGATAACTCGGTATTTTTAAATCCGGGGAACATGCCAAAAGCCATTCAGGAATATTGTGCCGCAACTAACCAGGCCATTCCTGAGACCAAAGGTGAAATTGCACGTTGCATTTACGATAGTTTGGTTTTGAAATACAAATTTACGATCAAACAAATTGAATCTCTAACCGGCAAACCAATTGATAAGTTACATATTATTGGTGGCGGTGCAAATAATAAAATGATGAACCAGTTAACTGCTGATGCCATTGGAATTCCGGTTTTGGCCGGTCCAACCGAGGCAACTGCAACAGGAAATTTGATGTTGCAGGCAAAAGCTGTGGGTGCTGTTCAGTCCTTAAACGAGATGAGGGAAGTAATTAAAAATTCGTTTGAAATTGAAGAGTATTTACCTTCGCCACAACTCGATTGGGAAGCTGCCTACAAACGATTTGAAGCGCTTAACTAA
- the istA gene encoding IS21 family transposase gives MSQVKQILQLYKQGYKIKPIAKNLSISKNTVKSYLEKYRSSKLSLDTLLKMEDHDLEKVFHPGNPAYKDDRFDILTDNLDYYTKELKREGVTRKLLWEEYRMSYPAGYSLSQFSFHLSQHLLTKRPSLVLKHEPGEKLFVDFAGKKLSYIDRETGEIIECQVFVACLPYSDYGFCVAVPSQSTDDFIHALTLCLESLGGAPKALVPDNLKAAVTKANRYEPTINRALEDFANHYNMAVVPARARKPQDKALVENQVKLIYNRVYARIRNQQFFSLGDLNAAITEHTAKHNQTRMQKRDYCRQEHFLSNEKHLLQPLPETAFEIKYYKEYKLAQNNHIYLGQDKHYYSAPYQHIGKKLKVVYTRSVVRIFSGNDMVAVHKRSFVKGGYTTDKNHLCSTHQHYLNRSPEYYRNKASKLSGALARLVELMFTQNRYPEHLYRGCDGLFSLWRNTPAETFDKACQIAIEHQNYSYRFVQNIIKNKMTETEEEKPGKALPEHNNIRGKEYYNNQLPFKILVNEQH, from the coding sequence ATGAGTCAGGTAAAACAAATATTACAACTGTACAAGCAAGGCTATAAAATAAAGCCTATTGCGAAGAATTTAAGCATCAGCAAAAACACCGTAAAAAGTTATCTTGAAAAATACCGAAGTTCAAAACTAAGCCTTGATACCTTGCTGAAAATGGAAGACCATGATTTGGAAAAAGTCTTTCATCCTGGCAACCCGGCTTATAAGGACGACCGGTTTGACATCCTCACAGATAACCTTGACTACTACACCAAAGAGCTGAAACGAGAAGGTGTTACCCGTAAGTTATTGTGGGAAGAATACCGGATGTCCTATCCAGCCGGTTATAGTTTAAGCCAGTTTAGTTTCCATTTATCACAGCACCTGCTGACCAAAAGGCCATCGTTGGTGTTAAAACACGAGCCGGGGGAAAAACTGTTTGTTGACTTTGCGGGCAAAAAGCTATCGTACATCGACCGCGAAACCGGGGAAATAATCGAATGCCAGGTTTTTGTAGCCTGCTTGCCGTACTCCGACTATGGCTTTTGCGTGGCTGTCCCAAGCCAGTCGACCGATGATTTTATACATGCCCTTACGCTATGTTTAGAAAGCCTGGGCGGGGCACCCAAAGCTTTGGTGCCGGACAACCTAAAAGCCGCTGTAACAAAAGCCAACCGGTACGAGCCCACAATAAACCGGGCACTGGAAGATTTTGCCAACCACTATAATATGGCAGTAGTCCCTGCCCGTGCGCGAAAACCGCAGGACAAGGCTTTGGTCGAGAACCAGGTGAAACTAATTTACAACCGGGTTTACGCACGAATACGCAACCAGCAATTTTTTTCGCTCGGAGACCTGAATGCTGCCATAACAGAACATACGGCAAAGCATAACCAAACCCGCATGCAGAAACGGGATTACTGCCGACAGGAACACTTCCTGTCAAATGAAAAACACCTGCTGCAACCCCTGCCCGAAACGGCCTTTGAAATAAAGTACTACAAAGAATACAAACTGGCACAGAATAACCATATTTACCTGGGACAGGACAAGCATTATTACAGTGCCCCATACCAGCATATCGGCAAAAAACTTAAAGTCGTTTACACAAGGTCTGTTGTCCGCATTTTTTCCGGTAACGACATGGTTGCCGTCCATAAACGGAGCTTTGTAAAAGGTGGTTATACTACCGACAAAAACCACCTGTGCTCCACCCATCAGCATTACCTGAACCGGAGCCCTGAATACTACCGGAACAAGGCATCTAAACTCTCCGGGGCCCTGGCCCGCCTGGTTGAGTTGATGTTTACACAAAACCGATACCCGGAACACCTGTACCGTGGGTGCGACGGCTTGTTTAGCCTCTGGCGCAACACTCCCGCGGAAACCTTTGACAAAGCCTGCCAGATAGCCATCGAACACCAAAACTACAGCTATAGGTTTGTACAAAACATCATAAAAAATAAAATGACAGAAACCGAAGAAGAAAAACCCGGCAAAGCCCTGCCGGAACACAACAACATAAGGGGCAAAGAATATTACAACAATCAATTACCATTTAAAATTTTAGTAAATGAACAACATTGA
- a CDS encoding restriction endonuclease — protein sequence MKNRTINEAILDVFKREGKPLLIKDIYKRIIEYDLYRFRAQRPEDIVRIQLRRHCAELDFPTASSKKLFTINKDGAFFKLEKKTKQLSGEKKDNTSTFDDLKVLHKKYVHNFKKDLLKQLKELSPTAFEEFGKKLMTAYGFKKMEVTRKSRDGGIDGFGELKIGLASMKVAFECKRWTRNTVGRPQVSQFRGDIQGKYQQGIYFTTSTFSKEAKESSFQTGAVPIILLDGYSIVDLMIEKQFGVDVEEIPVYSNALDLVLTD from the coding sequence ATGAAAAACCGTACAATAAATGAAGCTATTTTAGACGTTTTTAAAAGAGAAGGTAAACCTCTTTTGATAAAAGATATCTATAAGAGAATTATTGAGTATGATTTATATCGATTTCGAGCGCAGAGGCCCGAAGATATAGTACGTATTCAACTGAGAAGGCATTGTGCGGAGTTAGACTTTCCTACAGCAAGTTCTAAAAAACTATTTACGATTAATAAAGACGGTGCATTTTTTAAGCTGGAAAAAAAGACAAAACAATTAAGTGGAGAGAAAAAGGATAACACTTCAACTTTTGATGATTTAAAGGTACTCCATAAAAAGTATGTTCATAATTTTAAAAAAGATTTATTAAAGCAGCTTAAAGAATTATCGCCTACTGCATTTGAAGAATTTGGAAAAAAGTTAATGACAGCTTATGGTTTTAAAAAAATGGAAGTTACTAGAAAATCTCGTGATGGTGGAATCGATGGATTTGGTGAATTAAAGATTGGATTGGCTTCAATGAAGGTGGCTTTCGAATGTAAACGATGGACACGGAATACTGTAGGTAGGCCTCAGGTTAGTCAATTTCGTGGTGATATACAAGGAAAATACCAACAGGGAATATATTTCACAACCTCAACTTTTTCAAAGGAAGCTAAAGAATCATCTTTCCAAACGGGTGCTGTACCAATTATTCTACTTGATGGATATTCAATTGTTGATTTAATGATTGAAAAACAATTTGGGGTTGATGTGGAAGAAATCCCTGTTTATAGTAATGCATTGGATTTAGTTTTAACTGACTAA
- a CDS encoding HIT family protein, with translation MDYTEQDCPFCIERNTREIISENDLVYAAFDIYAVSKGHCLIVTKRHVPNFFDTTPAEIEALFSLVKKVKVILDSKFSPSGYNIGININDEAGQTIPHVHVHIIPRYAGDVENPRGGVRNVIPGKGNY, from the coding sequence ATGGACTATACAGAACAAGATTGCCCATTTTGCATTGAAAGAAATACACGAGAGATTATTTCTGAAAATGACTTAGTATATGCTGCATTTGATATTTATGCAGTAAGCAAAGGACATTGCCTTATCGTGACAAAGCGTCACGTCCCTAATTTCTTTGATACAACTCCAGCTGAAATTGAAGCTCTTTTTTCATTAGTCAAAAAAGTAAAAGTTATCCTTGATAGCAAATTCTCTCCATCAGGCTATAATATTGGTATTAATATAAATGACGAGGCAGGACAAACTATTCCTCATGTTCATGTCCATATTATTCCAAGATATGCGGGCGATGTTGAAAATCCCAGAGGCGGTGTCAGAAATGTAATACCAGGCAAGGGAAACTACTGA
- a CDS encoding type II toxin-antitoxin system HigB family toxin, producing MKVHLIKVQSIESFVMENSQSKKSFEVWLSIVKRADWNNPQDIVKTFNSSDILGKGSNRVVFNIGGNKYRIICQYYFGKQKVHLFVKWIGTHALYTKLCDNAEQYSADSFKSKN from the coding sequence ATGAAAGTTCATTTAATTAAGGTTCAGTCTATCGAAAGTTTTGTGATGGAGAATTCGCAAAGCAAAAAGTCTTTTGAAGTTTGGCTGTCGATTGTAAAAAGAGCCGATTGGAATAATCCGCAGGATATTGTAAAGACGTTCAATAGTTCTGATATTCTAGGAAAAGGTTCAAACCGGGTGGTGTTTAATATTGGTGGAAATAAATACCGAATTATTTGCCAGTATTATTTCGGGAAACAGAAAGTACACTTGTTTGTAAAATGGATTGGTACACATGCTTTGTACACAAAACTATGCGACAATGCAGAACAGTATTCGGCTGATTCGTTTAAAAGTAAAAACTAA
- a CDS encoding helix-turn-helix domain-containing protein, with the protein METLKYTIIKTEEQYTNYCDALENLLVKDDSKYIDEIELLTLLIEKWDNEHNSFSDLNPIELLISLMQGNNLKATDLTQILGLSKGTVSKILNYHKGLSKDTIRKLSEHFKVSQEAFNRPYKLKNKVNRHYRNASLMNTEKDLGAMAV; encoded by the coding sequence ATGGAAACTTTAAAATATACCATTATTAAAACCGAGGAACAGTATACTAACTATTGTGATGCCTTGGAAAACCTGCTTGTAAAGGATGATTCCAAATACATTGATGAAATAGAGTTATTAACGCTTTTAATTGAAAAGTGGGACAATGAACATAACTCGTTCAGCGATTTAAATCCTATTGAACTGCTTATATCATTAATGCAAGGAAATAACCTTAAGGCGACCGATTTAACTCAAATTCTTGGACTTTCAAAAGGAACTGTTTCTAAGATACTGAATTACCATAAAGGACTATCAAAAGATACCATCCGAAAACTTTCTGAGCATTTTAAAGTTTCTCAGGAAGCTTTTAACCGGCCATACAAATTAAAGAATAAGGTAAACCGGCATTACCGAAACGCAAGTTTAATGAATACAGAAAAAGATTTGGGGGCTATGGCCGTTTAG
- a CDS encoding site-specific integrase, translating into MKTKSTFGIHFVLKRAKVIDGTAPVYARITVDSSRCEISVKKRICLNNWNHGKGMAKGSNPEISRLNSYLEQIRSQLTLHYQELVSSKKSVSPEAIKNLFFGIDESSKTLKELIEYHNTRQDENLKWGTLKNYFTTSRYINVFLKKKFKRDDIYLYELNYKFLTDFEYFLRKNKPTDHQRPMGNNAVMKHLERLRKMVNMAVRMEWLIKNPFAAYKLKFIKVERDFLTQEELSEIENKDFKIERLQQVKDMFVFSCYTGLAYIDASKLSPNNIRKGIDGINWIFTKREKTSSPVRIPILLPAQKIIDKYQKHPKALSNGTVFPVISNQKLNSYLKEIADLCGITKNLTFHIARHTFATTVTLTNGVPIESVSKMLGHADLKTTQIYAKVVEKKISEDMFKLEEKLSQNRIKERKIM; encoded by the coding sequence ATGAAAACAAAAAGTACTTTTGGAATTCATTTTGTGCTCAAAAGAGCCAAGGTAATTGATGGAACAGCTCCTGTATACGCCCGTATAACGGTTGATTCAAGCCGATGCGAAATTTCTGTAAAGAAAAGAATCTGTTTAAATAATTGGAATCATGGAAAAGGTATGGCGAAGGGTTCAAATCCTGAAATATCAAGATTAAATTCCTATTTGGAGCAAATTCGTTCGCAGCTTACACTCCACTATCAAGAACTCGTTTCAAGCAAGAAATCAGTAAGCCCCGAAGCCATTAAAAACCTCTTCTTTGGAATTGATGAATCATCAAAAACCTTAAAAGAATTAATAGAGTATCACAACACCCGCCAGGACGAGAACCTAAAATGGGGAACTTTGAAGAATTACTTCACTACTAGCCGATATATTAATGTGTTTCTTAAAAAGAAATTCAAAAGAGATGACATTTATCTTTACGAATTGAATTACAAATTCTTGACTGACTTTGAATACTTTTTAAGAAAAAACAAACCAACAGACCACCAAAGACCCATGGGAAATAATGCTGTAATGAAACATTTAGAAAGACTTCGAAAAATGGTCAACATGGCAGTCCGAATGGAATGGTTAATAAAAAATCCATTCGCGGCGTACAAGCTTAAATTCATCAAAGTTGAACGAGACTTTCTTACACAAGAGGAATTATCTGAGATTGAAAATAAAGACTTCAAAATTGAACGTTTACAACAAGTTAAAGATATGTTTGTTTTTAGCTGCTATACTGGATTAGCCTACATTGATGCATCAAAACTTAGCCCAAATAATATTCGAAAGGGAATTGATGGCATAAACTGGATTTTTACCAAAAGAGAAAAGACATCTTCTCCTGTAAGAATTCCAATATTGCTACCTGCGCAGAAAATAATTGACAAATACCAGAAACATCCCAAAGCATTAAGCAATGGGACAGTTTTCCCGGTTATCTCAAACCAAAAGCTAAATAGCTATTTAAAAGAGATTGCCGATTTATGTGGTATTACCAAAAATCTCACATTCCATATAGCCAGGCATACTTTTGCAACCACCGTTACTTTAACCAATGGTGTGCCAATTGAATCGGTGAGTAAAATGCTTGGCCATGCTGACCTGAAAACAACGCAAATTTATGCAAAGGTTGTTGAGAAAAAGATTAGCGAAGATATGTTTAAACTGGAAGAGAAGCTTTCGCAAAACAGAATCAAGGAGAGAAAAATAATGTAG
- the trxB gene encoding thioredoxin-disulfide reductase, protein MFKPLDINENEAKNTTEPTDIEQVKCLIIGSGPAGYTAAIYAARANLNPVMYEGLQPGGQLTTTTEVENYPGYPEGVTGPVMMEDLKKQAIRFGTDVRWGMATKVDFSGETHKVWIDDSKLVEAEVVIIATGATAKYLGLEDEKKYAGGGVSACATCDGFFYRGKDVAVVGGGDTATEEAMYLAGLCKKVYLIVRRDELRASKVMAERTANTKNIEILWKHQTVGLFGDGVVEGATLVKNKGEEGEEEVKIKIDGFFLGIGHKPNSEIFADYIDTNEVGYINTIPGTSKTNVPGVFACGDVQDDQYRQAVTAAGSGCMAAIDAERYLSEKHA, encoded by the coding sequence ATGTTTAAACCACTTGATATTAACGAGAACGAAGCGAAAAATACAACAGAACCAACGGATATTGAACAAGTAAAATGTTTAATTATTGGTTCGGGCCCTGCAGGCTATACTGCAGCAATTTATGCCGCAAGAGCGAACCTTAATCCGGTTATGTACGAAGGATTACAACCTGGCGGACAGTTAACTACCACAACCGAAGTTGAAAACTACCCGGGATATCCTGAGGGAGTTACAGGTCCGGTTATGATGGAAGATTTAAAAAAGCAAGCTATACGATTTGGTACAGATGTACGCTGGGGAATGGCAACTAAAGTTGATTTCTCGGGCGAAACGCACAAAGTTTGGATTGACGATTCAAAATTAGTTGAAGCCGAAGTTGTAATTATTGCAACCGGTGCAACTGCGAAATACCTTGGATTGGAAGACGAGAAAAAATATGCCGGTGGTGGTGTTTCTGCCTGTGCTACCTGCGATGGATTTTTCTACCGTGGAAAAGACGTTGCAGTAGTTGGTGGAGGTGATACAGCTACCGAAGAAGCCATGTATCTGGCAGGTTTGTGTAAAAAAGTATATTTAATTGTTCGTCGTGATGAGTTGCGTGCGTCAAAAGTTATGGCAGAAAGAACCGCTAATACAAAGAATATTGAGATTTTGTGGAAACATCAAACCGTAGGATTATTTGGTGACGGTGTTGTAGAAGGTGCTACTTTGGTGAAAAACAAGGGAGAAGAAGGCGAAGAAGAAGTGAAAATCAAAATTGATGGATTTTTCCTGGGAATCGGGCATAAACCAAACTCTGAAATTTTCGCGGATTACATTGATACCAACGAAGTAGGTTATATTAACACCATTCCCGGAACTTCGAAAACAAACGTACCCGGAGTGTTTGCTTGTGGCGATGTACAGGATGATCAGTACAGACAAGCTGTTACGGCAGCGGGTTCAGGTTGTATGGCCGCAATTGACGCTGAGCGTTATCTTTCAGAAAAACACGCGTAA
- a CDS encoding zincin-like metallopeptidase domain-containing protein, producing MKRFDIYETVTNLIVERLEAGVVPWQMPFKSAHGLPQNLVSKKPYRGFNFWYLLSFGFERPYFLTFNQIKALGASVKKSSKSYMVIFWKMFEVEKDGEKEEIPMLRYYRVFHIDDVEGLNEDRIPEIPTHENDFDPIALCDELIEFWHDSPIIRLNRNKACYIPSLDEIYMPNPKSFVSSEAYFSTLYHEAIHAVGHRKRLNRHEKFSNLNFDDGYSVEELVAEMGAAYLCGICGIENATIDNSAAYIQGWLKKLKNDKKFIVSASSLAQKAVDYILENQRPTEVAKPVPVKHKRRKKVKPMALAF from the coding sequence ATGAAAAGATTTGATATTTATGAAACAGTAACAAACTTAATTGTAGAACGTTTGGAAGCCGGTGTTGTACCGTGGCAAATGCCGTTTAAATCGGCACATGGTCTTCCGCAAAACCTGGTTTCAAAAAAGCCTTACCGTGGTTTCAATTTCTGGTATTTGTTGAGCTTTGGTTTCGAACGTCCGTATTTTCTAACCTTCAACCAAATAAAAGCTTTGGGAGCTTCGGTTAAAAAAAGTTCAAAATCGTATATGGTAATCTTCTGGAAAATGTTTGAAGTTGAAAAAGATGGTGAGAAGGAAGAAATTCCAATGCTTCGCTACTACCGTGTGTTTCACATCGATGATGTTGAAGGTTTAAATGAGGATAGAATCCCGGAAATTCCAACGCATGAAAATGATTTCGACCCAATTGCATTGTGTGACGAATTGATTGAGTTCTGGCACGATTCACCGATAATTAGGTTAAACCGTAATAAAGCCTGTTATATTCCATCGTTGGATGAAATTTATATGCCAAATCCTAAGTCGTTTGTAAGCAGTGAAGCATATTTTTCCACGCTGTACCATGAAGCTATCCACGCCGTTGGGCACAGGAAACGATTAAACCGCCATGAAAAGTTTTCAAACCTGAATTTCGATGATGGATATTCAGTCGAAGAATTGGTTGCCGAAATGGGTGCTGCCTACCTCTGTGGAATTTGCGGAATTGAAAATGCCACGATTGATAATAGTGCAGCTTATATTCAGGGCTGGCTAAAGAAACTCAAAAACGATAAAAAGTTTATTGTTTCAGCTTCCAGTTTGGCACAAAAAGCTGTTGATTATATTTTGGAAAATCAACGACCAACTGAGGTAGCAAAGCCGGTTCCGGTTAAACACAAACGTAGGAAAAAAGTTAAGCCGATGGCTTTGGCTTTTTAG
- a CDS encoding hemolysin III family protein yields MKKKAEVGYRRLSLGEEIFNSITHGIGTLLSIAALVLLIVFAAIKGNAWHVVSFSIFGTTLVLLYLSSTLYHSFTKEKVKNIFVRFDHAAIFLLIAGTYTPFLLTALRGALGWTLFGIIWSVAIAGVVIRSIYLTRFRKLMVGIYLVMGWMFVVAIGPMMKNLPALSIIFLFLGGLMYSIGVVFYAWRTLKYGHGIWHLFVLAGSIMHFFSVIYSLN; encoded by the coding sequence ATGAAGAAAAAAGCTGAAGTTGGATACAGAAGATTATCGTTGGGAGAGGAAATATTTAACAGCATTACCCACGGAATAGGTACCTTGTTAAGTATTGCTGCTTTGGTATTGTTAATTGTTTTTGCAGCAATTAAAGGAAATGCCTGGCATGTTGTAAGTTTTAGCATTTTCGGAACCACACTGGTTTTGTTGTATTTATCGTCAACACTCTACCACAGTTTTACAAAAGAAAAGGTTAAAAACATATTTGTTCGTTTTGATCACGCAGCCATATTTTTGTTGATAGCAGGAACTTACACCCCATTTTTGCTAACGGCATTACGCGGAGCTCTGGGTTGGACTCTCTTTGGCATTATTTGGTCAGTTGCCATTGCAGGCGTAGTAATTCGAAGCATTTATTTAACCCGTTTTCGAAAATTAATGGTAGGCATTTACCTTGTAATGGGTTGGATGTTTGTGGTTGCCATTGGCCCCATGATGAAAAACCTACCGGCTTTAAGTATCATTTTCTTATTTCTTGGCGGTTTAATGTATTCCATTGGCGTAGTGTTTTACGCATGGAGAACGCTAAAATACGGCCATGGAATTTGGCATTTATTTGTTTTAGCCGGAAGTATAATGCATTTCTTTTCGGTGATTTACAGTTTAAATTAA
- the istB gene encoding IS21-like element helper ATPase IstB, with protein MNNIENQLAELRLHGIKSSWKALTETKRMSELTLPEGLEILLQAEIQDRENRRFDRLRKAAMFRYQASVEELNYDASRGLDKGLVSTLATGSYIAKGESVLITGATGCGKSFVSSALGHHACAQGYKVMYFNVQKLLQRTKMARLEGTIHQLLQKISKTNLLILDDFGLTHLEKQHQLDLMEIIEDRHARSATIIVSQLPVASWFDVIGEATIADAILDRLVHTSYRIELKGESLRRKM; from the coding sequence ATGAACAACATTGAGAACCAATTAGCAGAGCTGCGCTTACATGGAATTAAAAGCAGCTGGAAAGCGTTGACCGAAACAAAACGCATGAGTGAACTAACATTACCCGAAGGCCTTGAAATACTGCTGCAGGCAGAGATACAGGACCGGGAAAACCGTCGCTTCGACAGGCTCCGGAAAGCGGCAATGTTCCGCTACCAGGCTTCTGTCGAAGAATTGAATTATGACGCCTCAAGGGGGCTTGATAAAGGCCTGGTATCGACCCTTGCAACAGGAAGTTATATTGCAAAAGGCGAATCAGTTCTAATAACCGGTGCCACCGGGTGCGGTAAAAGTTTTGTCAGTTCGGCACTGGGGCACCACGCCTGTGCACAAGGATATAAAGTAATGTATTTTAATGTCCAGAAACTTTTACAACGCACTAAAATGGCACGCCTGGAAGGAACAATACACCAGCTTTTGCAGAAAATATCAAAAACTAATTTGCTGATACTTGATGATTTTGGGCTAACGCACCTGGAAAAACAACATCAACTTGATTTAATGGAAATTATTGAAGACAGGCATGCCAGGTCAGCAACAATAATTGTAAGCCAACTGCCTGTAGCAAGCTGGTTTGACGTGATTGGCGAAGCAACAATTGCCGATGCAATTTTAGACCGTTTGGTACATACGTCATACCGGATTGAATTGAAAGGAGAAAGTTTAAGAAGAAAAATGTAA